One Paraburkholderia phytofirmans OLGA172 genomic window carries:
- a CDS encoding acyl-CoA/acyl-ACP dehydrogenase has product MTSINDSLDMLLPPSSVALKEKTRRFIQAYARERLVFGKRLGEHQGSTGEKILTSMEQDL; this is encoded by the coding sequence ATGACTTCGATAAACGATTCGCTGGACATGCTTCTTCCGCCATCAAGTGTGGCGTTGAAAGAGAAAACGCGCCGGTTCATTCAGGCCTATGCGCGCGAGCGCCTTGTCTTTGGTAAGCGGCTTGGCGAACATCAGGGCAGTACGGGTGAAAAGATTCTGACGAGCATGGAGCAAGACCTATGA
- a CDS encoding MFS transporter, which translates to MSDTFTEIRYADKDIGAQRRALWITVTGNLLEWFDWTIYATFAPFIAKALFAPANPVSALLQTLAIFAVGFVARPVGGLVFGRFADTHGRRTALVVTMLLMAAGSLLIAFIPSYAKAGLAASVLLLAARLVQGLAHGGESAAAYVYVGEIAPSASRGMWSSSFFSSITAGVILGSLLGVLLTQLLSTQDLLSWGWRIPFGFGAVLGLYTFHLRRTAMESEVFRKTKRHAAEKTSSTKFSRAYFLNCLRMFVLLSATVVVYYTWLSFATSYAIVTKGIAAKSAFIASLAAQLICLLAMPLFGRLSDKVGRRPLALVTTVGFVLLSFPLDAIFTSSGWSLFVAQSVALVLFASVGSIYPAMMCEQLATGGRGVGIGFVTSLSAAVFGGTAPYLNTWLSAMGSHWIFTAYTVGLNVLATIAILFMPETKGADLQTSGV; encoded by the coding sequence ATGTCTGACACTTTCACGGAGATTCGCTATGCGGACAAAGACATCGGAGCGCAACGAAGGGCCTTGTGGATAACAGTCACAGGTAATCTCCTGGAGTGGTTCGACTGGACGATCTACGCCACGTTCGCGCCATTCATCGCGAAGGCGCTCTTTGCCCCTGCCAATCCTGTATCGGCGCTCTTGCAGACGCTGGCGATCTTTGCGGTGGGTTTTGTCGCTCGCCCAGTCGGCGGTCTGGTATTCGGGAGATTCGCCGATACTCATGGCCGCCGGACCGCGCTCGTCGTAACCATGCTGCTGATGGCCGCGGGAAGCTTGCTGATCGCTTTCATTCCGTCTTATGCGAAAGCGGGACTGGCTGCCTCGGTGTTGCTTCTTGCAGCCCGTCTGGTGCAAGGTCTCGCACACGGAGGAGAGAGCGCCGCGGCTTACGTCTACGTAGGCGAGATCGCCCCCTCCGCCTCCCGGGGAATGTGGTCAAGCAGCTTTTTCTCGAGTATCACCGCAGGCGTGATACTCGGAAGCCTGCTTGGCGTGCTTCTGACGCAACTGCTGAGCACGCAAGACTTGCTCTCATGGGGATGGCGTATTCCGTTCGGGTTCGGTGCGGTGCTTGGTCTCTACACGTTTCATCTTCGGCGTACCGCAATGGAGTCCGAGGTATTTCGCAAGACGAAAAGGCACGCCGCTGAAAAAACTTCCTCTACGAAATTTTCGCGGGCTTACTTCCTCAACTGCCTTCGCATGTTTGTCCTGCTGAGTGCTACGGTAGTCGTCTACTACACGTGGCTGAGCTTCGCTACTTCCTATGCGATTGTGACGAAAGGCATAGCGGCAAAAAGTGCGTTCATCGCGAGTCTGGCTGCGCAGTTGATTTGCCTTCTTGCAATGCCACTGTTCGGCCGGCTCTCGGACAAAGTTGGACGTCGGCCGCTTGCCCTTGTCACCACGGTAGGTTTTGTTTTGTTGTCGTTCCCACTCGATGCGATTTTCACCAGCAGCGGCTGGTCGCTATTTGTGGCGCAAAGTGTGGCGCTCGTTCTGTTCGCAAGCGTGGGCTCCATCTATCCGGCAATGATGTGCGAGCAACTCGCGACAGGTGGGCGGGGAGTCGGCATCGGATTTGTGACTTCGCTTTCGGCTGCCGTGTTCGGGGGCACCGCTCCTTATCTGAACACATGGCTCAGCGCTATGGGGTCGCATTGGATCTTCACGGCCTATACCGTGGGCCTCAATGTTCTGGCAACTATTGCCATTCTGTTCATGCCCGAGACGAAAGGGGCCGATCTTCAGACGAGCGGCGTTTAG
- a CDS encoding flavin reductase family protein — MELKAPHYHFYEPSLGHGLPHDPFNAIVGPRPIGWISTRDANGVANLAPYSFFNAFNYTPPIVGFSSIGSKDSLLNIRETGLFGWNLTTRSLAHQMNTSSASTPKEIDEFKLAGLSSLSGRVVDVPLVEKSPVRFECRCTQIIQLKKIDGDAVQTWLVLGEVVGVHIDKTLLRDGVYDTAAAHPVLRGGGMADYFEISSDAHFQMHRPRYPGSA; from the coding sequence ATGGAACTGAAAGCACCGCACTATCATTTCTACGAACCTTCGCTTGGTCACGGATTACCCCACGACCCATTCAATGCGATTGTTGGCCCACGGCCAATTGGCTGGATCTCAACGCGGGATGCCAATGGGGTCGCCAACCTCGCGCCGTATAGCTTCTTCAACGCGTTCAACTACACGCCCCCCATCGTCGGATTTTCGAGCATAGGGTCGAAAGATTCGCTGCTGAACATTCGGGAAACGGGCCTTTTCGGCTGGAACCTGACAACACGCTCGCTCGCACACCAAATGAATACGAGCTCTGCGTCAACACCAAAGGAAATCGACGAATTCAAACTGGCGGGTTTGAGCTCATTGTCAGGACGCGTTGTGGACGTTCCATTGGTCGAGAAAAGTCCCGTCCGCTTCGAATGTCGTTGTACCCAAATTATCCAGCTCAAAAAGATTGATGGAGATGCCGTCCAGACATGGCTCGTACTCGGCGAGGTCGTGGGCGTTCATATCGACAAGACGCTTCTGCGTGACGGCGTCTACGATACAGCGGCCGCGCATCCGGTCCTGCGCGGTGGCGGCATGGCCGACTATTTCGAAATTTCTTCCGATGCGCATTTCCAGATGCATCGGCCTCGTTATCCAGGGTCTGCTTAA
- a CDS encoding alpha/beta hydrolase, which produces MRTGIAQFPTDVLCKPNKGTLMRQDIEFKTEDGTTLRGWMYMRDLPNKVPVIVMVHGFSGTITSLTQYAEAFCEAGFAVLLYDHRGFGRSAGKVRQHIDPYQQIADFRDAITFAQMQSGVDPDRVGIWGSSYAGGHVLYIGASDRRVKCVVSQIPFVSGHATAGRLFRPDQLSAWRKRFSAERRAIGLGAPHTVIPVFATNGDEPCALPPPVTDDFIEVSRQEEGWLNEVTVRSLEFLTEYEPGAMARFISPTPLLMIVARHDRVAAPELALAVYNEALEPKRVLIHGGGHFGTYTMQFDETSGAAIEWFREHLQA; this is translated from the coding sequence ATGCGAACCGGCATCGCTCAATTTCCAACGGATGTTCTCTGCAAACCCAATAAAGGAACGCTCATGCGACAAGACATCGAATTCAAGACGGAAGACGGCACCACGCTCCGAGGCTGGATGTACATGCGTGATCTGCCGAATAAAGTGCCGGTCATCGTCATGGTGCACGGATTTTCCGGCACGATCACGTCTTTGACTCAATATGCCGAGGCCTTCTGCGAGGCAGGCTTTGCCGTGCTTCTTTATGACCACCGCGGTTTCGGTCGCAGCGCCGGTAAGGTGAGGCAGCATATCGATCCCTATCAGCAGATCGCGGATTTCCGTGACGCCATCACCTTCGCTCAGATGCAGTCTGGCGTCGATCCCGACCGCGTGGGCATCTGGGGATCGAGTTATGCCGGCGGCCACGTTCTGTATATCGGCGCGTCCGACCGGCGGGTTAAGTGCGTCGTAAGCCAGATCCCTTTCGTGAGCGGACATGCCACCGCCGGGCGCCTTTTCAGGCCCGATCAATTGTCGGCGTGGAGAAAGCGTTTCAGCGCGGAACGACGCGCCATAGGATTGGGGGCGCCACACACGGTGATTCCCGTCTTCGCGACGAACGGCGACGAACCGTGCGCGCTGCCGCCGCCAGTCACGGACGATTTTATCGAGGTTAGCCGGCAAGAAGAGGGTTGGCTAAACGAGGTGACCGTCAGATCGCTGGAATTTCTGACCGAATACGAACCCGGTGCCATGGCGCGATTTATCAGTCCCACGCCGTTGCTGATGATCGTGGCGCGCCATGATCGCGTTGCGGCGCCCGAACTGGCATTGGCCGTCTATAACGAAGCGCTTGAACCCAAGCGCGTCCTGATTCACGGTGGTGGTCACTTCGGTACCTACACGATGCAATTCGACGAAACGAGCGGAGCTGCGATCGAGTGGTTCAGGGAACATCTGCAGGCGTAG
- a CDS encoding zinc-dependent alcohol dehydrogenase family protein has protein sequence MSRIIQFATTGGPEVLSYKDVNVAEPAAGEVRIRVKAIGLNRAESMWRAGEYIEEVKLPARLGYEAAGIVDAVGPGVTQFAVGDAVNTVPAFSQNQYGMYGELVLAPVSAVVPHPPSLTFEQASSIWMMFITVYGAFIEAAKLGAGDVVLIPAASSSVGLAAIQLANMIGATPIALTRTSAKREQLLDAGAAFVIATEEQDMVAEVLRITDGVGARVVFDPVGGPSLGKLIEAMTTGGILLVYGALSEEPSQLSYLDLLIKLPTIVGYTIWNTSGDPVRQKAAVDFILAGLASGALKPMIDKTFTFNEMVEAHRYLESNAQFGKIVVTV, from the coding sequence ATGTCACGTATTATTCAATTTGCCACCACCGGTGGCCCTGAAGTGCTTTCCTACAAGGACGTGAACGTCGCGGAGCCGGCAGCCGGCGAAGTGCGCATCCGAGTCAAGGCCATCGGCTTGAACCGCGCCGAATCCATGTGGCGCGCCGGCGAATATATCGAGGAAGTCAAGCTGCCGGCCCGACTTGGTTACGAGGCGGCCGGTATCGTCGACGCCGTAGGTCCTGGCGTCACGCAGTTTGCAGTTGGCGACGCCGTCAACACCGTGCCAGCGTTTTCGCAGAACCAGTACGGCATGTACGGCGAACTGGTCCTCGCGCCGGTCTCGGCCGTCGTGCCACATCCGCCGTCGCTGACGTTCGAGCAGGCGTCGTCGATCTGGATGATGTTCATCACCGTCTACGGTGCCTTCATCGAGGCAGCCAAGCTTGGCGCGGGCGACGTGGTGTTGATTCCGGCGGCATCAAGCAGCGTGGGCCTTGCCGCAATTCAGCTGGCAAATATGATCGGGGCTACACCGATCGCGCTGACCCGCACCAGCGCCAAGCGCGAACAACTCCTCGACGCCGGTGCCGCCTTCGTCATCGCCACCGAAGAACAAGACATGGTGGCCGAGGTGCTGCGCATCACTGACGGTGTTGGCGCGCGCGTGGTGTTCGATCCCGTCGGCGGCCCTAGCCTCGGCAAGCTGATCGAGGCTATGACGACGGGCGGTATTCTGCTCGTGTACGGCGCGCTGAGCGAGGAGCCGTCGCAGCTGTCCTACTTGGATCTGCTGATTAAGCTGCCGACTATTGTCGGTTACACGATCTGGAACACCAGTGGCGACCCAGTCCGTCAAAAGGCTGCAGTTGACTTCATCCTCGCTGGTCTCGCATCCGGCGCGTTGAAGCCGATGATTGACAAGACATTCACGTTCAATGAAATGGTCGAGGCGCACCGCTACCTTGAATCGAACGCTCAGTTCGGCAAGATCGTCGTGACTGTATAG
- a CDS encoding TetR/AcrR family transcriptional regulator yields the protein MKNPPLTNTAETVVAPRRRKGRPSALDPNVGQEKIIATTTALLKKYRPAELTQNLIAAKASIDPKLIRYYFGDLDGLLTIVLERLIDGLGVVMAKASTAGGTPTDRMRSRIVALTRYVVANPNLWPMISERVYASDSKWAKTVRLDLTKSAYVRLLAVVEDGQKQGEFSTNFDPRLLYVALLGLSEIFVTAKAIIEELIPGSRSEAEKIYVDFVVNLVMHGIAPHD from the coding sequence GTGAAAAATCCTCCTCTTACGAATACGGCTGAAACTGTGGTCGCACCGAGGCGCCGCAAAGGTCGTCCATCCGCGCTCGATCCGAACGTCGGACAGGAAAAGATCATTGCAACGACCACTGCCCTTTTGAAAAAATACAGACCGGCGGAGTTGACGCAGAACCTCATTGCCGCGAAAGCGTCGATCGACCCCAAGCTAATCCGATACTATTTCGGCGATCTCGATGGCCTGCTTACCATCGTGCTCGAACGGCTGATCGATGGGCTCGGCGTCGTCATGGCCAAAGCCAGCACTGCCGGTGGAACGCCGACTGACCGCATGCGTAGCCGTATCGTGGCGCTAACCCGTTATGTCGTGGCGAACCCGAATCTCTGGCCCATGATTTCCGAACGCGTCTATGCATCGGATTCGAAATGGGCAAAGACCGTCCGGTTGGACTTGACAAAATCTGCCTATGTGCGGCTGCTTGCGGTCGTCGAAGACGGGCAAAAACAAGGCGAGTTTTCCACCAACTTTGACCCCCGTTTGCTGTACGTAGCGTTGCTGGGTCTTAGCGAGATTTTTGTCACCGCAAAGGCCATTATCGAGGAGTTGATTCCTGGCTCCCGGTCCGAGGCAGAGAAGATTTATGTCGACTTCGTTGTCAATCTGGTAATGCACGGTATTGCGCCGCACGACTGA
- a CDS encoding DUF3443 domain-containing protein, giving the protein MPAPGLLHNSDWLLKLLAATLLAVLVVGCGGGGGSSSSSGTLAPAQSLTNIAPAPQALASNAAAVTVDFGVIGVPNIPFVSVTLCVPGTTQCQTIDHVQVDTGSSGLRVFAAQLPVPLALPQEQDGAGNPLAECMQFFDGYTWGSVRLADVQISGEKAASLPIQVIDQDYSATPSDCSSVGASRNTPTSLAANGVLGIGVFKHDCGPACVQNAVPATYYSCVGTSCTSIAVAENVQVANPIPYFATDNNGSILLLPAASSGGEASLSGQLVFGIGTQSNNGLGSAQVIGVSPSTGTFSTVQNGTTYSRSVMDSGSTGLFFQTSALPVCATPNNSFYCPASTQQLSAMIEGVNGAISAVSFAVGNAAELRLNDAGDSVMPLLAGPAFATPTIFVWGMPFFYGRNIYAAVEQQSTPAGKGPYIAY; this is encoded by the coding sequence ATGCCCGCTCCGGGTTTGCTCCATAATTCAGATTGGCTTTTAAAGCTGCTCGCCGCTACATTGCTTGCAGTGTTGGTGGTCGGATGCGGCGGCGGCGGTGGGAGCAGCAGTTCATCCGGCACGTTGGCACCCGCGCAATCGCTCACGAATATAGCCCCCGCGCCCCAAGCGCTAGCCTCTAACGCAGCAGCGGTGACCGTCGATTTCGGCGTAATCGGTGTGCCGAATATACCCTTCGTCAGCGTTACGCTGTGCGTGCCGGGCACGACGCAGTGTCAAACCATTGATCACGTGCAAGTCGACACGGGCTCCTCGGGGCTGCGGGTGTTCGCCGCTCAGTTGCCGGTGCCTTTGGCGCTGCCGCAGGAGCAGGATGGCGCCGGCAATCCGCTTGCCGAATGCATGCAGTTCTTCGACGGTTATACATGGGGCTCGGTGCGGCTTGCTGATGTACAGATCAGCGGCGAAAAAGCCGCGTCGTTGCCGATTCAGGTGATCGATCAGGACTATAGCGCAACGCCGTCGGACTGCAGTAGTGTCGGCGCGTCGCGGAACACCCCTACGAGTCTGGCGGCCAACGGAGTGCTCGGCATTGGCGTGTTCAAGCACGATTGCGGTCCGGCCTGCGTGCAGAATGCAGTGCCGGCGACCTACTACAGTTGCGTGGGGACCAGTTGCACGTCGATCGCCGTCGCCGAAAACGTGCAGGTTGCCAATCCGATTCCCTACTTCGCGACCGATAACAACGGTTCGATTTTGCTGTTGCCAGCCGCGTCGTCAGGCGGCGAAGCCTCGCTCAGCGGGCAACTGGTGTTTGGCATTGGCACGCAGAGCAATAACGGCTTGGGCAGTGCGCAGGTGATCGGGGTCAGTCCGTCCACCGGCACGTTCAGCACAGTGCAAAATGGCACGACCTACTCGAGGAGCGTCATGGACAGCGGCTCGACCGGGCTCTTCTTTCAAACCAGCGCGCTACCGGTCTGCGCAACTCCAAACAACTCGTTTTACTGCCCTGCATCGACCCAGCAGTTGAGCGCGATGATTGAAGGTGTGAATGGTGCGATCAGTGCTGTCTCATTTGCTGTCGGCAATGCCGCGGAACTCAGGCTGAATGATGCCGGCGATTCGGTGATGCCGCTGCTTGCCGGTCCGGCATTCGCCACCCCGACTATCTTCGTCTGGGGCATGCCATTTTTCTACGGGCGTAACATCTATGCTGCCGTCGAGCAACAATCGACGCCTGCAGGAAAGGGGCCATATATTGCGTACTGA
- a CDS encoding EthD family reductase, which yields MLKVCTLFKRKAGLSVSEYQSYWGAEHPNFVKRLPGILGYTQNPPLAETFETDTPIYDGIVELLFPDSAALKHLSTTKEYEELNRDEEQFVDRSTIRIVLTDESVLKDSAAARDKLIKRVTFFKRSPALSPEEFQQLWRENYGSAVAALPAVQRYVQSTPRLAGYRDGREPEWDGIDMCWFSSLQQARQDGALASLDGLIDRDVPNRLYTRESVVIKPRA from the coding sequence ATGCTGAAAGTGTGTACGTTGTTCAAGCGAAAGGCCGGCCTTAGTGTGTCGGAGTACCAATCATATTGGGGTGCCGAGCATCCGAATTTCGTCAAGCGCTTGCCGGGGATTCTTGGCTACACTCAAAATCCGCCGTTAGCTGAAACCTTTGAAACAGACACTCCGATCTACGATGGCATCGTCGAACTCCTATTCCCGGACAGTGCGGCGCTGAAGCACTTATCGACAACCAAGGAGTATGAGGAACTCAATCGCGACGAAGAGCAATTTGTGGATCGCTCGACGATCCGGATTGTGCTGACAGATGAATCCGTCTTGAAGGACAGTGCGGCCGCGCGAGATAAACTCATCAAGCGTGTCACGTTCTTCAAGCGCTCACCCGCTCTTTCGCCGGAGGAGTTTCAGCAGCTTTGGCGCGAGAATTACGGAAGCGCCGTAGCGGCTTTGCCGGCGGTTCAGCGTTACGTTCAGTCGACACCCCGTCTGGCGGGTTATCGGGACGGACGTGAGCCCGAGTGGGACGGAATCGATATGTGCTGGTTCTCCAGCCTCCAACAGGCGCGACAAGACGGAGCATTGGCGTCGCTTGATGGGCTCATTGACCGCGATGTGCCAAACCGGCTCTACACCCGGGAAAGCGTCGTGATCAAACCGCGCGCTTAA
- a CDS encoding acyl-CoA synthetase, producing MHTQLTAAIRRAAQINPTGPAVAGPEGTLSWPELMRRVAQVAFGLQALGVDAGDRVAILSANSARFLELYYAVLWTGAIAVPLNTRTGPHELEIVLADCKPVVLALGGEFESLVSMVPVARSGVRHLVSMDRATAASGLLPYESLLTGEERVDAGRSGDDTAAIYYTGGTTGAPKGVMLSHANIMAHCLGMCFPLALSRSMKHLHASPMFHVADTAGIFATTMVSGTHYFVPRFDAVMVMDEIERSGITHISLVPTMINRIASSPRAREFDLSSVQTIYYGGSPMPERVIDDIISLMPVTRLVQGYGLTESSPTLSILQHEDHLGLTDRRRRRSAGQASLGVELAILDENGESVRPGENGEICARGANITAGYWNRPEQTSEALTGGWLHTGDIGFMDENGFLYVVDRIKDLIISGGENVYSIEVENLIYQHPAVQMCAVIGLPSPSWGESVHAVVSCKEGFFISAEDVLQHCRERLARYKVPKSVSIRNRDWPMSAAGKVLKTELRKEYSSST from the coding sequence ATGCACACACAACTTACCGCTGCAATACGGCGAGCGGCGCAGATCAACCCTACCGGACCAGCGGTTGCTGGGCCTGAGGGGACCTTAAGTTGGCCGGAATTGATGCGCCGGGTCGCCCAAGTTGCGTTTGGCCTTCAGGCTCTGGGTGTCGACGCAGGCGACCGGGTTGCGATCCTGTCCGCCAATTCGGCTCGATTTCTGGAGCTTTACTATGCGGTACTTTGGACAGGGGCCATAGCTGTTCCGCTCAACACGCGCACCGGTCCTCACGAACTCGAGATCGTGCTTGCCGACTGCAAGCCGGTAGTGCTGGCCCTCGGAGGTGAATTCGAGAGCCTCGTTTCGATGGTGCCGGTGGCGCGGTCAGGCGTGCGCCATCTCGTTTCGATGGACCGCGCCACGGCGGCTTCCGGGCTGCTTCCCTACGAGAGCTTGTTGACAGGCGAAGAGAGGGTTGACGCCGGACGAAGCGGGGACGATACAGCGGCGATTTACTACACCGGGGGCACGACGGGCGCGCCGAAGGGCGTGATGTTGTCCCACGCGAACATCATGGCGCACTGCCTCGGTATGTGTTTCCCCCTTGCACTTTCCCGCTCCATGAAGCATCTGCACGCCTCCCCTATGTTTCACGTCGCGGATACGGCAGGAATCTTTGCGACAACGATGGTTAGCGGTACACACTATTTTGTTCCCCGGTTCGACGCGGTCATGGTCATGGACGAAATAGAACGATCCGGCATCACGCATATTTCACTCGTGCCGACAATGATCAACCGCATTGCGTCGTCACCGCGCGCGCGCGAGTTCGATCTGAGTTCGGTGCAGACAATCTACTATGGCGGTTCGCCGATGCCCGAACGCGTCATCGACGACATCATTTCGTTGATGCCCGTGACGCGCCTCGTACAGGGATATGGGCTCACCGAGTCTTCGCCAACCTTGTCGATTCTTCAGCACGAGGACCATCTGGGCCTGACGGATAGGAGGCGGCGCCGCTCGGCTGGTCAGGCTTCGCTCGGTGTCGAGCTTGCCATTCTCGACGAAAACGGCGAGAGCGTGCGGCCCGGAGAAAATGGTGAAATCTGTGCCCGTGGTGCCAATATCACCGCGGGCTATTGGAACCGGCCCGAACAGACGAGCGAGGCGCTTACGGGGGGCTGGCTGCATACTGGCGATATCGGTTTCATGGATGAAAACGGCTTTCTCTACGTCGTAGATAGAATAAAGGATCTGATCATTTCAGGCGGTGAAAACGTTTATTCGATTGAAGTTGAGAACTTGATCTACCAGCATCCCGCAGTACAGATGTGCGCGGTAATCGGCTTGCCGAGTCCTTCATGGGGCGAGAGCGTGCATGCGGTGGTGAGTTGCAAGGAAGGATTCTTTATCTCTGCCGAAGACGTGTTACAGCACTGCCGCGAACGACTGGCCCGTTACAAGGTTCCCAAAAGCGTAAGCATAAGAAACCGGGACTGGCCGATGTCGGCTGCTGGAAAGGTACTGAAGACCGAGCTTCGCAAAGAATATTCGTCGAGTACTTAG
- a CDS encoding porin produces the protein MKKSGLAVIGLICLMNNAHAQSNVTLYGIIDTAITYAKSGNGSGNLVALESGVSNGSRFGLTGTEDLGGGLKAKFVVENGFATNTGAFQQGGLLFGRQAWVGLTSTSGWSVTAGRQNSPMSLALIASDANAQIYWGNTQVSGNGVYQSRSATASDAGFQATSRVDNSILGTWVLHDLTLRLMVSTGDGNSRDSGRLLSGSATYASGPVMFTTSFTRFRQYAADITPLADPAWETEVMVGGSFDFKVVQVFAGYYRFNPSSDNTTITAQTFSNTYTYWLGVRIPVIYTDRIIAEALRTEFDYSNGHGAGTTLGITYEHPLSKRTIVYASYGQINNDSRSAAILWAGTAALNYPTVLGASPKAFSVGIRHLF, from the coding sequence ATGAAAAAATCCGGATTGGCGGTGATTGGGTTGATCTGCTTGATGAACAATGCACATGCCCAAAGCAACGTAACGCTGTACGGGATCATCGACACGGCCATTACCTATGCGAAATCGGGCAATGGATCCGGCAATCTCGTTGCACTGGAATCTGGGGTCAGCAACGGGAGCCGGTTCGGCCTGACGGGGACGGAGGATCTGGGCGGGGGCCTGAAGGCGAAATTTGTGGTGGAAAATGGCTTTGCCACCAACACTGGCGCTTTTCAACAGGGCGGACTGTTGTTTGGGCGCCAGGCATGGGTCGGGCTGACGTCTACATCGGGGTGGAGCGTCACGGCAGGCCGTCAGAATTCACCAATGAGCCTGGCGTTGATCGCCTCTGACGCCAATGCACAGATCTACTGGGGCAATACGCAAGTCAGCGGAAACGGCGTATATCAAAGCCGGTCGGCAACCGCCTCGGATGCCGGGTTTCAGGCAACCAGCCGTGTCGACAATTCGATTCTGGGTACCTGGGTGCTACATGACCTGACGCTCCGATTGATGGTTTCTACAGGGGACGGAAACTCGAGGGACAGTGGCAGATTGTTGAGCGGCAGCGCGACGTATGCATCAGGGCCTGTGATGTTCACGACGAGCTTTACGCGATTTCGCCAATATGCAGCGGATATAACGCCGCTTGCGGACCCCGCGTGGGAGACGGAAGTGATGGTGGGTGGTTCATTCGACTTCAAGGTGGTACAGGTATTCGCTGGCTATTACCGCTTTAATCCATCAAGTGACAACACGACTATCACCGCGCAGACGTTTTCGAATACGTACACGTATTGGCTTGGTGTCCGCATTCCGGTCATCTACACAGATCGGATCATCGCCGAGGCTCTGCGAACAGAGTTCGACTATTCAAACGGACATGGCGCGGGAACCACCTTGGGCATTACATACGAGCATCCGCTTTCCAAACGAACGATCGTCTATGCAAGTTATGGTCAGATCAACAACGACTCGAGATCTGCGGCGATTTTGTGGGCCGGAACGGCCGCGCTCAATTACCCCACCGTGTTGGGAGCAAGCCCCAAAGCATTCTCGGTTGGTATCAGGCACTTGTTCTGA
- a CDS encoding DUF2844 domain-containing protein produces MRSIYRTGIARATLVVTCALSLPAQAALGERVSSVGSDQVRMHATAHGATSQFAYTVHLITLPSGTVVREYVAANGIVFGVAWEGPTLPNLKAALGEAFDQYVAATATRRATPLAVSNDALVVFSGGHLRAFAGYAYLPQALPAGVDASVIQ; encoded by the coding sequence ATGAGATCGATATATCGTACTGGCATTGCTCGTGCAACGCTCGTGGTGACTTGTGCGCTGTCTTTACCCGCACAGGCCGCCCTTGGCGAAAGAGTCAGCAGCGTAGGCAGCGACCAGGTTCGCATGCATGCCACGGCACACGGCGCCACATCGCAATTCGCGTACACGGTGCATCTGATTACGCTGCCGTCGGGCACCGTGGTGCGCGAGTATGTCGCGGCGAACGGAATCGTGTTCGGCGTCGCGTGGGAAGGCCCGACCTTGCCGAACCTGAAGGCTGCACTGGGCGAGGCTTTCGATCAATACGTCGCGGCCACCGCGACGCGCCGGGCAACCCCGCTTGCCGTTTCGAACGATGCGCTGGTGGTGTTCTCGGGCGGCCATTTACGTGCGTTCGCGGGTTACGCGTATCTGCCGCAAGCGCTCCCCGCTGGCGTCGACGCCAGTGTCATTCAATAG